The genomic region TCGTAACGTTCCTATGGTGCGATCGACCACGGGGAAAGCCTTATTAAAATCTATTTCCGAGCAACTTTCTTTTCTGCTTGAAAGACATTCGCTCGAAGAGCGATTAGCCAAAAATACTTTATGCGATGCAATTCTCATCATTGACGATTTAGATTGTCGTCGCTGGAACGGCGAAATTTGCAATCTCGTTGACTCACCGGGGTTTAAAGAAATCAGAAATTACTATGTTCGGCGAGTTCGAGAAAGCCTCGATGAAGCCATGCAAAACTTGGATGAAAATATCCAAAATCGCCTCTCTGAATCTGGATTTAAACCGAAAATTATCATCGGCTTTGCATCGCCAGAAATCGAATCTTGGATAATTGCAGATTGGGGAAACTGCAAACACCGAGATTTTCCAAAACATCAATGGCTTCGGATGAGAAATTGGCTCAGAGACGAAGCGAGAGTTGATTTTGAAGCTCCCGAAATTTACGGTGGTTTTAATGAAGAGACTGGCGTTTGTCAGTTTAAGATTTCCGAGAAAATTGTAGAAGCCTCCATCCAAGCTCAAACGATTGAGAATGATGGAGAACTCTGTGAATACAACAAAAGGCAACATTCATCGGAGTTATTGGAAAATATTTCGATGAACCGAATTCAGGGAAACTGTCCGATTTTTAGGTTGATGTATCGCTGTTTACAGAATTTAGAGTAAATCGTTGCGTAGATTGGGTTGACGACAGGAAACCCAACAAAAGCAGTCAATATTTGTTATTGTTGGATTTTGCAAATTCAACCCAATCTACCCGGATAGAATTGAGAAACGGTAAGCTTAGGCTAAGTAGTAGGATTGAACTAAATCCCCTAAACTGTTCATCTTAACGCCGTTCCCGATCGCTGCCATTTTCCACTCGTTATTATGTCGATAAATTTCAGCGACAATCGTATCTGTCATTCCTTGGTATTCACAACCCGAGAGATTATATCGCGCCAATTCTTTACCGTTGGACATATCCACTAAGCGAATGAAGGCATTCTTCACTTGTCCGAAATCTTGTTGACGCTTTAAACACTGGTAGATATTAACGGTAAACACCAGTTTGTTAATCTCAACAGGAATTCGGGGTAAATCCACCAGAATTTGTTCGTCCTCTCCCTCTCCTTCTCCGGTGAGATTGTCGTCTAAATGCTGAATTGCACCCAAACGATGGCTAAGATTGCCAAAATATACAAGATTGGTGCAGTTGGTGATTTTGTTGTTGCGATCGAGACAAATCACAGAAGCATCTAAATCAAAGTCTTTGGTATTGAAGCTATGGAAAAAGCAACAATTGACGATCGGGCATCAGCTTACGCCTACCCGATCGCCGATGAACTAACTTGAATTAGGATAAATGGGCGTTTGACTGTCGGTACAATTCTTCAATATCTTTTAATGAAATTAATATTCCGAGATTGTATAATTTCTTAGATTTCTCTCCGAAAGTTGCCGATCGCCCGTATCGCTCCCCTCGGGGGATACGCCCTGGCCGCGACCCGAAAGACAAAAGTGAGAAACCCAGGCTGCCTCTCTAGAAACAACCTGGGGCAAAAATTAAGGACTATTCGCGGCCCGTTGTCTGGCGACTTCCATATTTTGCCGATAAGTTTCTACCCGAGGTTGAGCTTGGGAATAATTAGCACTCGACTCGGGAACCGCGTTCATCAAATCGCTGGCCTGTTGCCACAGATTCGCCACTTCATTCCACTGGGCTTGAGTTTCGGCAGTTTGTGCCAATTGAGCCGCTTGGGTCGCCTTGCGCACGGCTTCCGCAAACGGATCGGCGGGGGCTTCCGTTGCCGTCGGCGTGGGGGTTTCGGTCGCCGTCGGTGCGGGGGTCGTCTCCCCAGTGGGGGTTTCGGTGGCGGCGGGAGACCCACCCTCTGGGGTGGGGGTGCTCGGCGTCGCTTGTTGGGGATTGAATTGCTGCTGGTAATACCACCAACCGCCTACTCCGACGCCAGCGAGCAGTAAAACAACGACGGGAATGGCGATCGCCAATTTCTTATTCATGCCTGTTTTAGCGGAGGGTTCTTCATCCTCCAAACCAACTTCTCCGTCTTCTTCTAACTCGTCGTCGAGGTTGTAATCGTCTTCGATGTAATGTTCGTCCTCGTCGCCTAAGTCCTCGTCTTCCATATCCTCGGCGAGATCCTCGTCGCCAACCAGCTCGAAACCTGCCCCCGCCATGTCGTCGCCTTCGTCGGACAAGTCAAACTCATCGTCGGGGATATCGTCGTCGTCTTCTTCCACGGGTACGGACATCGGCGGTTCGATTTCGATTTCCTGTTGCCAAGCAGGATGCCGTTGCCCCTGCTGGCGCCCGTACACTTTCATGGTCGAATACGGCTCGATCGCCAATTCCCTCAACCCCTGTTGGATGAAGGGAACCAAGGATTCGCGATCGGGGATTTGAGCCGCCTCTAACAACAGCAGTAAAGAACCATCCTTGATCGCCGCTTTCGCCGTAATTCCTTCAGATTGAATGGCTTGGTTGACGATCGCGGAGATCGCCTCGGGTTCGCCTTGTCGGGCGCGTTCTTTGAGTTCTGTCGGTGCTTGAAATAAGGGCATGGGAGGGGCCGATGGATATATTAGACTTTATGAACTGACACTCACCGCCCTAAAGGAGCGGGGATTCTTGGTTCGTCCACCTGCCGTAAGATCGCCGGACTTATCCAACGATCCTAGAGGGCTGATGTCCCCAAGGGTTAAAGTTCCCGTGTACCCCACGGTACTGAGTCCACGTTGCAAGATGCTGATGGCAGGGTTGCGATCTCCGTCCAACTCACACCCACATTTGCAGATATGAGTACGAGTTGAGAGGGACTGTTTCACAACTTGAGTACAGCTCGAACATTCTTGACGGGTGTAGTGGGGAAGCACTGCAAAAGTGATTTTCCCGTACTTTACACCAAAATATTGAAGCCATCACCTGAATGTTGACCATCCTGCGTCACTCATCGACTGGGCAAGACGCCGATGACGAACCAGCCCTTTTACCTTCAAGTCTACATAGGCCACCCGATCGTCAGATGGGATGACGGAATATGCCAATTTCTTGCTTTGTAACCCGTCGATCCCACAGGGGAGCTTCAAGCTCGTTATTACGAACTCGGAAGATTTGGGAAGCTGACGGGCTTTGGGCAGTGGCGATCGCAGCTCGATGGGCTTCCGTCGGTTATTATCTCTGAAAAAAATTAAAAGAAAAACTAGGAGCGGTGACACTCGTCAGTAACGGCACGAGTGAAAGTGGAAAAAAGCCGACAGACTGGGAAGTTGAGGCAGGTCGAGGGGGTGAGGACTGGCGGTGGGGAGCGATCGCGGTTAGCATGGAACCGCATTCAATCCACCACTCGTAACAGTCCTCGACGCAAACCGTCGAACACGCGATCGATGTGAGATTGCTCCTTAGAAGTGAGGGAATCTTTCGACAGCAGAGCCGTCATAAACCGTTGTTGGTCGGCTCGGGTAATCTGATGGGTCGAGAAGATGCGCTCGACAATCTTCTCCAGGGTTGCATCGGGGCTGTGTGCTGAGACACTCATAACCATAAAATACGCAACGCTAAACTTTTAGTCTTTTGTACCACTATCGCTTATTTTGGACACTTTTACAGTGATGTCTGTCACTGCTTTATGGCCGGGTTTTGTCTTGGGGCGCCTTAACTTCAGTCGGCAAAGTCACCGTAAAGGTCGAACCGACGCCCAATTCGCTGCTCACCGTAATTTCGCCGCCCATCATGTGGCAGAACTGCTGGCCGATCGCCAATCCCAAGCCCGTCCCGCCATATTGCCGGGTCGTCGAGGGATCCGCCTGCACGAAGGCTTTAAAAATCGAGCGGGTTTGTTCCGGACTCATGCCGATCCCGGTATCGCGGACGATAAAGATAGCGCGATCGCCCTCGTTGGGGTTCGGTTCTCGGCGCACTTCGAGCGAAATCTCGCCATCGGTGGTAAACTTGGCCGCATTGCTGACTAAATTGAGCAGAATTTGCCGGACTTTTGTGAGATCTGCATACATCATGCCGAGGCGATCGCCGCCCTCACTCCGTTCAAAGCCGATCGTCCGCAAGCGGTTGCGATTCTTGACGATCGCCGGATAGGTCGTGGCGATCGTCGATTCGACCAAACTGCGAAGCTCGAACGTTTCCAACGCCAGCTCCATCTTGCCCGCTTCAATTTTAGAAATATCGAGAATATCGCTAATTAAATTGAGTAAATGCCTGCCTGCGGTTTGAATTCGCTTCAAATCCGTCATCAACAGTTCGTTCCCCTCCTCTTCGGCCTCTTCGAGCAGCATTTCGCTGTAACCGATAATCGCATTGAGAGGGGTTCGCAATTCGTGGCTCATATTCGCCAAAAACAGACTTTTTGCTTGAGACGCAGCCAGGGCTGTTTCTTTCGCCCGTTGCAATTCCGCTTCCGCCTGAGTGCGTTCCAGTTCCGAAGACGCGCGAATCGCAAAAATCCGCAGTAAAGAGGTGGCCATTTCTTCCCGTTTGAAGGGTTGGGAATGCATGACCACCAGCCACCCGAGGGAGCGATCGTTGGAGTCAAACAAAGGCGAGGCCAAATAATGTTCGATGCCCAACTGGGTGAATAGCTCGTGATTCGGAAAGCGATCGCACTTTTGTCCTTTGGCGAAACACATCTGAGAGCCTTGGGTCAAGCCGCACCCCTGACCCTTCAATTGATACTCAAAATTATCGACGATTTCGCCGTGAAGAGAGACCGCAAGACTTTTGAGCCGATTGCGATCGCACAGTTGCGCCACAAACGCCCCATCCACCTGTAACGTTTTGGCCAAATACTGCACTAGGGAGCGCAAAAAAGCGGCTCCGGTTTCCGCCGAAACCCCTTCGGCAATATTGCGGATCAGTTCTTCGCCGCGCTTGCGATCGCCGATTTCGCGCACCACCGCCACCAGGCGATGTTGACCGCCGAGTAACGCCTGTTTCAAATTGACTTCGATCCAAAACTGCTTTCCCGCGCGATCGCGGGCGAGCCATTCAAACTGTTGCGGCTGACCGCCGACCGCCTTGCGAATCCACTCGATCGCCCGAGGTTGGGTATAGGGTTCGACTTCGGCACTCAACGCGCCGACATCGAGGGCTTGGATTTCGGCTAAGGAATAGCCGTACATTTCGCACACCG from Oxynema aestuarii AP17 harbors:
- a CDS encoding TerD family protein, which codes for MVNCCFFHSFNTKDFDLDASVICLDRNNKITNCTNLVYFGNLSHRLGAIQHLDDNLTGEGEGEDEQILVDLPRIPVEINKLVFTVNIYQCLKRQQDFGQVKNAFIRLVDMSNGKELARYNLSGCEYQGMTDTIVAEIYRHNNEWKMAAIGNGVKMNSLGDLVQSYYLA